GATCGAGCCATGGAATTACTGTCTCGTCCGGACGGCTAGGAAAGGCGTGGGCGAAGCGCGACTGGAAAACTGCCAGGGCGGCGAGGGCCGCACTACCTTTGATGAAGTCTCTCCGTGGTATATGGAACATATTGCCACCTCCATTGGGACTTGGACGTCATTCCCTTGGCAATAGTCGCGACCCAAAGCGCTAATCGCCATTGGGGCCCCACAAGGTCAATCCAACACCCTTTCCTGGGGAAAGGCAATGCAGGCCCGCTCCGGCGGGTGACCGGCGGTGAAGCCACGTCGGAATGGAGCGATGAAAAACGGTAGGTGTCGGATGCACGGCAGCAAGAGCGGGATCATGATCCGTGGTCAATCCAGTTTTTGGTTTGACGCGAGCCCCTTGCATACGTGGCCGCGTTGAGGCGATGTTGTCGCCCGGGCAGAACAGGACCGGCGCAAATCACCTGTAGTTCCCTGTTCTTCCCTGTATTTCCCTGTTCTTTCTCCTGTATTTTGGGAAAAAGAACAGGGATTTATCCGAGCGCCACCCAGCTGCCGTTGGCGCGGCCCGATTGCAGCACCGCTTCCACGAAGGCGAGCGCATCGACGCCGTCGGCGCCCGTGGGTGCGAGGAGGCTTAGGGGATCGGGCGCCCGCTTCTCGCGCCGCGCGATAATCTGCTCGGCATAGTCGCCATAGAGATTGGCGAAAGCCTCGATGAAGCCCTCCGGCAGTCCCGATACGAGACGCGTCGCCGACTTGGCGAGCGGCGACAGCTTGCCGCCGCGATGCAGCGTCTGGTCGGTGCCGTCGAGAAGGCGCAGATGCAGCTGGTCGGGGAAGGCCTCGTCCCACGCGATATGGCCCGTCTCGCCATAGACTCTGAGACGGAAGCCGACGCTCTCTCCCGCCGCCACCATGCTGGCCCACAACATGCCGCGCGCGCCATCCTTGAAGCGCAGGAGGATGTTGGCATTGTCCTCGAGCTTGCGGCCCGCGACCATGGTCGAAAGATCGGCGGCGAGTGTCTGCACTTCGAGCCCGGTCACGAAGCGCAGGAGATGATAGGCATGGGTGCCGATATCGGCAACGACGCCGCTCGGTCCGGCGCTCGCGGGATCGGTCCGCCAGGCCTGCTTGACGCCCTCCTGCTCGAGCGGCACCGACAGCCAGCCGAGCGCGAACTCCACTTGCACCTGCCGCACCTGTCCGATTCCGCCCTCGGCGATCAGGCCACGTGCATGGCGGATCATCGGATAGCCGGAATAATTGTAGGTCACGCCGAGGAGCCGCTGCGCCTCCGCCGCGCGCGCCACGAGGTCCTGCGCATCGGCGAGGCTGGTGGCGAGCGGCTTGTCGCAGATGACGGCGATGCCCCGCTCAAGAAAGGCTGAAGTGATCGCATGATGCGAGAAGTTGGGCGTCACGACGCTCACCGCTTCGATGCCGTCGGGGCGGGCCGCTTCTGCCGCCGCCATCTCGCGATAGTCGCCATAGCTCCGGTCGGGCGCGATGAAGCATCGCGCCGCCGACTGGCGCGCCCGCTCCGGATCCGACGACAGCGCGCCGGCGACGAGCTCGAACTTCCCGTCGAGACGCGCCGCCATGCGATGCGCCTCGCCGATGAAGCCGCCAATGCCGCCGCCGACCATGCCCCAGCGGATCGGTCTGCTCATCGTATTGTTCATCATGCCTGCCCTTCTCTCGCAATCCACAGATGCTGCAACAGGATGATCGTCTTTGCATCGACAATTTCACCTGAGGCCACAAGCTTCATCGCGTCGTCGAGACGCATTTCGAGGACTTCGATATCCTCGTCCTCGCCTTCCACGCCGCCGCCCTTGCCGATCCTGTCGGCGGCAGAATAGTCAGCATGGAACAACCAGATGCTCTCATTGATGCCACCAGGCGATCCCCAGATGCGCCCCGCCGGCTCGAGGTTGCGCACGCGATAGCCGAGTTCCTCTTCCGCCTCGCGCAGAGCGCAGGCTTCCGGCGCATCGCCGTCCAGCAGGCCGGCGCAGGCCTCGATCATCATGCCATCAGCGCCGGCGAGATGCGGCGGCAGCCGGAATTGCCGGACCAGCAGCACTGTTTGACGCGTCGCGTCGAAAGGCAGGATCGCGGCGCCATGACCATGATCATGGATCTCGCGCACCGCCCGCATCATGCTGCCGTCATGCCGCTCGATGTCGAGCGTGTAGCGCGTCAGCTTGGCCCAGCCGGAATAGACGAGTTCAGCCGAGGCGATGACGATCTTGGGGACAAGGGCCACCTATTCACTCCGTTCCTTGCGCATGATGTCCAGGATGATCCGAGCCCGCGCGTCGCTCAGCGCATCTTCGATCGGGCGCGCGCTCCGCCGCCGCCAGTTCGGATATTCGCGGTCGGTGCCCGGCAAATTGAGGGGCTCCGTCTCGCCAAAGAGATCATCGACCTGCACGAAGGCGATCGCCGAGCCGGTCCGGTCCAGGAACTCATGCGCCGCGATCATCGGGTCGCCGCGCGCGAGGCCGGCGGCATCGAAGGCGGCCTGGAGCTTGGCGCGTTCGGTCTCATAATCGCGCCGCTGCTTCGCCTCGTCCGGGTTGCGTTTGAGCCGATGGTCGAGCGCGAGATGAGCGCCGGAGGCCCAGCCGGCGAAAGTCGGCAGATCATGCGAGCCTAGACAGGCCAGCGACAGATAGGGATAGGCCTTGGGTGCGCGGAAGGTCACACCATCGCGCTCGAACCACAGGACCTTGTAGGAGAGGAAGTTGCCACGCGTGAGCCGCTCGCGCAGGCCCTCCGGCACCGTGCCCAGATCCTCGCCCACCACCATGCATTCATGCGTCAGGCTCACTTCCGCCACCAGACGCATGAGATGATCGACCGGAAAGCTCACATAGGCGCCGTCCTTGCCTTCCGCGCCACGCGGCACCCAGAATTGCCGCTGCAGACCCAGCACGTGATCGATGCGCAGCATGCCGCAATGGCGCATATTGGCGCGCAGGATCTGCCGATAGGGCTCGAGTTCGCGCTCCATCAGGACATGCGGGTTGAACGGCGCCAGATTCCATACCTGGCCCAAAGCGGCGAAGGGATCGGGTGGTGCCCCCAAAGAGACATCCGAGGCAAAAGCGTCTGGATCGGCCCAGATCTCGCCGCCATCGAAAGCGGTGCCGAGCGCCAGATCGCCATAGAGCGGGCTGCCGCGCCGGACCGCCGCGCTGAGCTCAGTGTCGGCCGTCCATTGCAGCCACTTGCGGAAGAGGATGGCTTTCTGCTGCGCGTCCGCAAAGGCGGTCACCTGTGGCGAGCGCGCCTCGCGCAGCTCCCGCGGCCATGTTTGCCGGGCGACGCCGCCGAAAAGATCCGCGATGGTCTCGAAGACGGCATGCAGATGCAAGACCTCGCCGCCCTCGACACAGAAGGCGCGAAACTCCGAGTTTCTCGTATCGAAGCCATCGAACGCGTCCAGGAGCGCGCGCTTGATGGCATGCCATGCCGATTCATAGTCGACAAGGCGTAGAGGCGCGAGCGATGATCCCGCATCGACGCTGATATAGATCGGATCGATGAAACGCCGATCCGACGGTTGATAAGGACTGGCGCGGCTGCGGTCGGTCGGAAATAGATGATGCAGCGGATTGATGCCGGCAAAAGCCGCGCCCGCTCGGGCGGCAGTATCGCGGAACTCGCCAAGCGTCGCGAAGTTTCCCAGCGCCGTCGCCTCGCTACCACGCAAGGCATAGAGATGGGCGGCGAGGCCGAAGATCTTCCTGCCCTCTGCCAGCGCTGGCGAAAGAAAGCACTTTTGCTCGCCTGGCGATGGCTTCGCGATCATCCGCAAGCGGCGACGGCTTTCCGCCACATCACCGCCTGACTCCGCGGCGAGGCCCATCGCCGTGAGCAGCGCCCGCTTGGTGGCGAGCGAGACCTCATGCCGCTCGCCCTCGACCGTCCACCAGACCGGCTGGATGCCGGCTTCTTCGGCGAGCGCGCTGACGGTTTGGTCGGTGGGCGCGGCACTGCGCTTGCCTTTCACCTCCTCGACAAAGACGGCGACAGAACGGGCCGGCATCTCTTCTCCCATGCCACCCAAGGCGGGCCGCCAGCTTCCGCCTTCGCGGGCTGCGGGAAGCGCAATGGGCGCTGGCGACCAGCCGGCATTGAGCCAGAAGCAGAAGCGCTCGCCCGTCGCATAGTCATAGAGAGCGGCGCCGAGCAGTTGGCGCTCGGGATCGTTCCAGTCCTCCTGCCGCATCGCCTCGCCACTGGCGTTGAGCCAGACGACATCGGGGAGCCCTGTGACATCGCTTGCCTCGCCGGTCAGGAAGCGATCGCTGATGAATGCGCCTCGCGACTGACGGAACGCGATGAGTGCCCGCACATGGTCCAGGAGATCATGATCGGCCCCCTCCCAATCGAGCCAGGTCAGCTCGTTGTCCTGCGCATAGGCGTTGTTGTTGCCGGACTGGCT
This genomic stretch from Nordella sp. HKS 07 harbors:
- a CDS encoding NUDIX domain-containing protein yields the protein MALVPKIVIASAELVYSGWAKLTRYTLDIERHDGSMMRAVREIHDHGHGAAILPFDATRQTVLLVRQFRLPPHLAGADGMMIEACAGLLDGDAPEACALREAEEELGYRVRNLEPAGRIWGSPGGINESIWLFHADYSAADRIGKGGGVEGEDEDIEVLEMRLDDAMKLVASGEIVDAKTIILLQHLWIAREGQA
- a CDS encoding Gfo/Idh/MocA family protein, with the protein product MSRPIRWGMVGGGIGGFIGEAHRMAARLDGKFELVAGALSSDPERARQSAARCFIAPDRSYGDYREMAAAEAARPDGIEAVSVVTPNFSHHAITSAFLERGIAVICDKPLATSLADAQDLVARAAEAQRLLGVTYNYSGYPMIRHARGLIAEGGIGQVRQVQVEFALGWLSVPLEQEGVKQAWRTDPASAGPSGVVADIGTHAYHLLRFVTGLEVQTLAADLSTMVAGRKLEDNANILLRFKDGARGMLWASMVAAGESVGFRLRVYGETGHIAWDEAFPDQLHLRLLDGTDQTLHRGGKLSPLAKSATRLVSGLPEGFIEAFANLYGDYAEQIIARREKRAPDPLSLLAPTGADGVDALAFVEAVLQSGRANGSWVALG
- the glgX gene encoding glycogen debranching protein GlgX; the protein is MPPRSSPDALGATLAEGGVSIAVFSRHATRIEVCLFDEADRETERVALSKRQGDVFSGFLPGIAEGQRYGLRADGPFAPEQGHRFDVAKLLVDPYARRLDRAFTHRPELTIKGVETAPFVPKSIVERPGSVVRASMPKRPGVIYELAVKAFTMRHPKVPAPLRGTVAALAHPAVLEYLTTLGVDTVELMPLAAWIDERHLPALGLHNGWGYNPVSFMAPDPRLARGGFAEIRDTVRALQGAGLQVILDVVYNHTGESDAQGTTLSLRGLDQASYYRHDGSFRLVNDTGCGNTLAAEADPGLRLILDAMRLWAAETGIDGFRFDLAPILGRGPNGFSPEAPFFKAVDEDPALKELLLIAEPWDVGPGGHQLGRFPSRWLEWNDRYRDDFRRFWRGDRGMVGTLATRLAGSSDSFETPRGVNFIAAHDGFTLRDLVSYSAKHNKANGENNRDGTDNDFSWNNGVEGGTQDRVVLANRARDQRALLASLFLSRGTVMLTAGDEFGRSQSGNNNAYAQDNELTWLDWEGADHDLLDHVRALIAFRQSRGAFISDRFLTGEASDVTGLPDVVWLNASGEAMRQEDWNDPERQLLGAALYDYATGERFCFWLNAGWSPAPIALPAAREGGSWRPALGGMGEEMPARSVAVFVEEVKGKRSAAPTDQTVSALAEEAGIQPVWWTVEGERHEVSLATKRALLTAMGLAAESGGDVAESRRRLRMIAKPSPGEQKCFLSPALAEGRKIFGLAAHLYALRGSEATALGNFATLGEFRDTAARAGAAFAGINPLHHLFPTDRSRASPYQPSDRRFIDPIYISVDAGSSLAPLRLVDYESAWHAIKRALLDAFDGFDTRNSEFRAFCVEGGEVLHLHAVFETIADLFGGVARQTWPRELREARSPQVTAFADAQQKAILFRKWLQWTADTELSAAVRRGSPLYGDLALGTAFDGGEIWADPDAFASDVSLGAPPDPFAALGQVWNLAPFNPHVLMERELEPYRQILRANMRHCGMLRIDHVLGLQRQFWVPRGAEGKDGAYVSFPVDHLMRLVAEVSLTHECMVVGEDLGTVPEGLRERLTRGNFLSYKVLWFERDGVTFRAPKAYPYLSLACLGSHDLPTFAGWASGAHLALDHRLKRNPDEAKQRRDYETERAKLQAAFDAAGLARGDPMIAAHEFLDRTGSAIAFVQVDDLFGETEPLNLPGTDREYPNWRRRSARPIEDALSDARARIILDIMRKERSE